The nucleotide window GCGCTCGCCACGCGGTTGGTCATGTTGAAGAACCCCGCCACGTTGGCGATGTCCCAGATGTCGCGCTCAGAGAAGCCGGCGTCGCGCAGCGCCTCGCGGTCGTATTCGGCGATCTCGGCGCTGGCCTTCGTCATCTTCTCGGCAAAGCTCAGCATGGCGCGCTGGCGGTAGGGCAGGTCGGCCACCCGCCAGTTCATCACCAGCATCTCGCCCAGCTTGGGGTCGCCCGAGAGCTGACGCACCGCCGCGCCGTGGGCGGTCAGGCAGTAGAAGCACTTGTTGACCGAGGACACCACCACCGCGATCATCTCGCGCTCGAGCTTCGACAGCCCCGAGTCCGCCAGCATCAGCTCGTTGTACATCGCGGTGAAGGCGTTGAGCTTGTCGATATCGAAGGCATGGGCCTTGAGCACGTTGGGCACCATGCCCAGCTTCTCGTCGCAGATGTCGAAGTATTTCCGCGTCTCCGGCGGAAGCGGGTCCACCATGGGCAGGTCGAGCGCGGTGGGCTGGTCCTTGGTCATGTCATGCCTCGGGGTTGATGCGATAGTGATACTGTCCCACGACCTCGAAGCCGAGGGAAGCATAGAGACCGTTCGCCGCTGCGTTGTCGGTCAGGCAGAGCACCGCGAGCCATTCGGCGCCATGCTCGCCGGCCCATGCGGCGGCGCGGCGCATCATCCACTTGCCCAGCCCCTTGCCCCGCTGCGGGGCGCGGATTTCCAGCGCGTGCACCATGGCGATGCCGTCGTGGATGGCGCAGAACCCGGCGCCGGCAGGGCGGTCGTCGATGCGGCCCAGCAGCCCGGCCTTCGGGCCCTTGACCCGTTCCATCACGCGCTGGCGCGCGGCGCCGATGCCGGCCTCCTCCCAGATCTCGCGGGTGACCGCGAGCGGCTCCCAGAGCGCAAAGGTCGTGACCCGCGGGATCTCGACGTCGGTGAGCGCCGCGACCGGCGTGCACCAGAGTGTCACCGGGTCGATCAGCCTGTAGCCGCGCGCGTCGAGCGCGGCGTCGAGGGCGTCTTCGCCGACGCGGATCATGAACAGCGGCGTCTGGTCGAGCATCCGCATCGCCTTTTCGGCGGCGGCAAGGTCGTCCGTGGTCCAGTCGCCATCGGCGCTGGCGCAGGACACGCGCTTGCCGCCGCCACCGCCTTCGCGCAGCGTCCACGGGCCGGTGTGCACCAGGCGCGCCGCGGGCCAGGTGCCGTCGATGGCGGCGTAGAGGCGCGGCAGCCCGGGTATCATCCCGGGAACAGGTCGTTGAGCCGGCTCATGGCCGCATCGATCCGGGCGCCGTCCTGGCCGCGGATCACGATGTTCGCGCCGTAGGCCCCGTCCTGCTGGTAGGGGTAGGAGCCGATCGACAGGTCGGGGAAGTCGGCGGCGAGCGCCGAGAGCGGCCCGGCGATCTCGCCCTCGCCGCGCTCGATGCGCAGGGTCTGCGACAAGAGCGGCGCGCCGCCGGTGAGCGTCGGCAGCACGCTCGCGACCATCGCCTCGAAGACCGAGGGCACGCCCGCCATGACGTAAACGTTCTCGAGCACGAAGCCCGGCGCGATGGACACCGGGTTGTCGATCAGCGCGGCGCCGTCGGGAATGCGCGCCATACGTTGCCGCGCCGCGTTGAACTCGGAACCGCGCCGGTCGTAATGGGCGTGCAGCAGCTGGTAGGCGTCCTCGCGGATGTCGATGTGCACGCCGAAGGCCGCGGCCACGCAGTCGGCGGTGATGTCGTCATGGGTGGGCCCGATGCCGCCCGAGGTGAACACATGGGTGTAGGCCGCGCTCAGCGCCTGCACCGCCGAGACGATCGCCTCGCGCTCGTCCGAGACCACGCGCACCTCCTTGAGGTCGACGCCGGTCTTGGTCAGCTCGCGGGCGAGGTGGTTCATGTTCGAATCGCGGGTGCGGCCCGAGAGGATCTCGTCACCGATCACGATCATGGCGGCGGTGGGGTTGGTCATCGGGCTCTCCTTGGCGCTGCACTGGCAATGGTATAGGGCGGCGGTCATGCGCTTTCAAACCCCCTTGATCCCGGCCACGCTGCTGCGTCGCTACAAACGCTTTCTCGCCGACGCGCGGCTCGACGACGGACGCGAGATCACCGCGCATGTGGCCAACCCCGGCAGCATGATGGGCCTGAAGGACGAGGGGCTGAGAATCTGGCTCGAGCCCAACGATGACCCGAAGCGCAAGCTCAAGTATGCCTGGCGGCTGGTCGAGCACGAGACCGGCGCCTTCACCGGCGTCGACACCGGCGTGCCGAACCGGATGCTGCGCGCGGCGCTACAAGACCGCCGGGTGCCGGGCCTCGAGGGCTACACGCGCGTGCGCCCCGAGGTGAAATACGGTGAGAACAGCCGCATCGACTTCCTGCTATCCGGCGAGGGCCGGCCCGATGCCCCCGATGCCTATGTCGAGGTGAAATCCGTGACCCTGTCGCGCACCCCCGGCCTTGCGGAGTTTCCCGACAGCGTCACCGCGCGCGGCGCGAAGCATCTTGCCGAGCTGGCCGCGATGGCGCGGGCCGGGCATCGCGCGGTGATCCTCTACCTCGTGCAGCGTACCGATTGCAGCGCGGTCACGCTCGCCGCCGACATCGACCCGACCTATGCCGCGGGCTTCGCCGAGGCCACAGCGCAGGGCGTCGAGGTGCTCGCCTTCGACTGTGCAATCGACCCCGGCGGCGTGTCTCTGAAAGGGCCGCTGCCCTTCCACGCGCCCTGAGCTTCTTCTGGCCGGAAAATATCCCGGGGGAGTCTCCCGGAACGGGAGACGGGGGCAGCGCCCCCATCCCTGCCGCCGCTCACTGCGCGGCGATGGCGGTGTCCTCGTTCTTCTCGATGTGCAGCGTACGGGTGGGGAAGGGGATCGGCACGCCCTCGGCGTCGAGCGCCTCCTTGACCCGGCGC belongs to Salipiger profundus and includes:
- a CDS encoding GNAT family N-acetyltransferase yields the protein MIPGLPRLYAAIDGTWPAARLVHTGPWTLREGGGGGKRVSCASADGDWTTDDLAAAEKAMRMLDQTPLFMIRVGEDALDAALDARGYRLIDPVTLWCTPVAALTDVEIPRVTTFALWEPLAVTREIWEEAGIGAARQRVMERVKGPKAGLLGRIDDRPAGAGFCAIHDGIAMVHALEIRAPQRGKGLGKWMMRRAAAWAGEHGAEWLAVLCLTDNAAANGLYASLGFEVVGQYHYRINPEA
- a CDS encoding competence/damage-inducible protein A, which gives rise to MTNPTAAMIVIGDEILSGRTRDSNMNHLARELTKTGVDLKEVRVVSDEREAIVSAVQALSAAYTHVFTSGGIGPTHDDITADCVAAAFGVHIDIREDAYQLLHAHYDRRGSEFNAARQRMARIPDGAALIDNPVSIAPGFVLENVYVMAGVPSVFEAMVASVLPTLTGGAPLLSQTLRIERGEGEIAGPLSALAADFPDLSIGSYPYQQDGAYGANIVIRGQDGARIDAAMSRLNDLFPG
- the sfsA gene encoding DNA/RNA nuclease SfsA; the protein is MRFQTPLIPATLLRRYKRFLADARLDDGREITAHVANPGSMMGLKDEGLRIWLEPNDDPKRKLKYAWRLVEHETGAFTGVDTGVPNRMLRAALQDRRVPGLEGYTRVRPEVKYGENSRIDFLLSGEGRPDAPDAYVEVKSVTLSRTPGLAEFPDSVTARGAKHLAELAAMARAGHRAVILYLVQRTDCSAVTLAADIDPTYAAGFAEATAQGVEVLAFDCAIDPGGVSLKGPLPFHAP
- a CDS encoding peroxidase-related enzyme (This protein belongs to a clade of uncharacterized proteins related to peroxidases such as the alkylhydroperoxidase AhpD.) produces the protein MTKDQPTALDLPMVDPLPPETRKYFDICDEKLGMVPNVLKAHAFDIDKLNAFTAMYNELMLADSGLSKLEREMIAVVVSSVNKCFYCLTAHGAAVRQLSGDPKLGEMLVMNWRVADLPYRQRAMLSFAEKMTKASAEIAEYDREALRDAGFSERDIWDIANVAGFFNMTNRVASATDMRPNDAYHAQAR